The genomic window TTCAAACGCATTCTCGGCACAGGGAAATGTTCAAGCAATCTGTGTTTAGCATAATCCTCAGCAACGCGGACTGCCTGCAGGTCAGCGCTAACACGCGCGTGTTGAATACTTATAACCAGGCTACCAATATAATCGTGCAGTTTCATTCAAGCTCCTTAACCATTATTACTGACAGGGGTGCCCGCAGGCACCGCCTTGTATATATCGGTTGGAAGGACTAACTAGGCACTGACGATGCTGTCTTCCAATAGGTTGAGAATCCGGTCAAGACCTGCTGGCATCTCGTCCTGCACTGCATGAACCTTGACATTCAGTGAATAAGACTTTTCAACTTTTTCGCCCCTTGACGAGGAGCGCTGATAGGAGGCTGACGCCTTAAAATTGACAACCTTGTAGTCAATGCCTAATTCTGCACTGGCAGAAAATTTTGAATTCAGGCTCTTGGTCTGTGTGGAGGTTAATCGCGCATTAAATTCAATATCTAAGGTGTCAATACGTAAGCTTGGCACTTGTAGCATTGTTATAAAAGGCACTTTAACTGAAACAGTTGACGTGGTGTAGCGCTCGTTTTCTGGTGATTCACCAAGTGTAAAATCTGGATTAGGGATTTGCTTTTCATAGTTAAAGTTGACATAGCGAATCACTTGATCGTAAGCGCCCTTAAATCGACACACTTGACCTAGCCGTGTTCTTTCACTTTTTTTCGGCGGGCGCCAAGTTCACGTTCCAGGGCAGCAGCGTTTCCAGTGCCTCTAACGTATCAGCGGTGGCGATGTGCTCCAGCACATAATGGATATAGGCAGCAGGCTCCAAGCCATTGGCTTTTGCCGTTTCGATGAGTGAATAACAGGTGGCACTGGCGTGAGCGCCGCGGGAGGTATCCGCGAACAGCCAGGCTCTTCGACCAACGGCAAACGGGCGAATGGCGTTTTCTGCCAGAACATTACTGATATGCAGGTCGCCGCGCGCACAATAGCCGATGAGGAAGTCCCATTGGTTCAGCGTATATTCCATCGCCTGACGCGTCAGGCTGCCTTTCATGACGCGGGTAACATTAGCCTCTAGCCAAGCCTTGAAGGCCTCAAGACGCGGAAGGCTCAGCTCCTGGCGGACACGGTAGCGTTCCACTTCGCTGAGATCCTTGATCTGCCGTTCGATGGCGTAGAGTTTGTTGATATGGCTAAGCCCTACCTCGGCCTTGGCCGGCGTGGCGCCCTTGCCTTTCGCGTTGACCTTGGCTGCCTTAGACGCTTCCACGAACTTGCGTCGCGCATGGTCCCAACAGCCAATGCGGGTAATGCCGTTGGCACGGCATACCTGGCCGTAACCGGCGTAGCCATCGGCCTGCAGGATCCCTGAGAAGTCGTCGAGTAGGCGCACCGGCACGCTGCCGCCGCGGGACGGGTCGTAGGCAAAGAGCACCGACGGTTGATCCGGTGGGCCACCTCGGGTGACCCACATCCATTTATCTGACTGAGCGGTCTTGCCGTCTTCCTTGAGCACTTGCAGCCGCGTTTCATCGGCTTGCAGATACGCGCTGCTGTTTTGCACTTCGCGCATCAGCGTGATCAAGGGCGTGAAGACGTCATTCAGGCGGATGATCCAGTTGGCCATCTGCGTGCGGCTAACAGCGTGGCCTAACCGCTTGAACATGCCTTCCAAGCGGTACAGCGGCAAACCGTCTGCGTACTTGGAGGTGATCACGTACGCTAGCAGTGACGTCGACGCCGTGCACTTGCCTAGCGGATGAACCGGACGCTCCGCAGTAAGGAGATGGTCGTTGCCCTCAAGCGGGAACACCGCTTTTTCCTGCCAGTATTCGAGGACTTTCAGCTGCGCGGGGATGAACTGAAGCTCTTCTTTTACCTTGGCGAAGAAGGTCTTGGTCGCCCCGACTTTTTCTTCTTCGCTGAGCGTAAGCTCAATACGCTCACGGACCAGAGTGTCGGAGAAGCCACGTTGGCGACGTTGACGTGAGGGACGCGGCGCGTCTTGCTCTTCGACATCGTCGGGTAACTGATCGCGTAGCGCCTCGATGTCAGCTTCCAACTCCGTCTCATCGAACAGATGAGCCTGGTTCGCAGACTTTTCACTGCGCGCGGCGAACTGCTGAATGCGCTGCAAGCGCAGCTTCTCTTCGAGCAATTGAATATAGAGATTACGTTGCTGTAACGCCGTCTGTTGAGCCGTCACCTGTTGCTGAAGCCCCGCCACAAGAGCCACTACCTCAGCGGCGGAGAGGCCACTGAGATCAGGCAGTTGGGAGGAGACTTCGGGGTGCTTTTTCATGGGCCAATGATACCAGATTCGGTGTGTTAAAGCACTGAAAATAAGAGCTTTATGGCCTATCCGACGCTGTCGTAATGCAGTGTTTTATGGCCGCGCATCAGGGTGATATCGTAGCCATCCAACAGCCAGTTGATCTGCTCGCCAGTCAACGCCATAACGTCATCCGAGGGGCCGGGCCACTTGAAGCGCTCCTCGGCCAGCGCCTTGTAGTAGAGCACGAAGCCATTGTCTTCCCACATCAGGCACTTGATTTTATTTCGCTGCCGGTTAGTAAAGGCATACAGCGCCCCGCTAAAGGGGTTGTGTCCCAGTTCTTGCTCCACCAGTAACGCCAGGCCGTTGGCTTGCTTGCGAAAATCGACCGGTGCGCGGTACAGGTAGATCTCGGGCATTTCCCACGCGGGGCGTAAATAGCGCGGCCGCTTCACAGTTGCCTCAGGATATCGCCCAGTAACGCCACGTTGCCCGCGTGCAAGCCCGTGACCGTGATACCGCCGGGCAGTGATACCGTAAGCCCCGTGGAGTCTATTTCTTTTGCGGTGCCGGTATTGGGATATGCGACGGTGGCAAAACTGGCGACTGGCTCTTTTGTTGACGATGCGCTGGCCAAGAGCTTTTGACGCCAGTAAGAAAACTGATGGTACTTTAGCGCTTGTTGCTTGCAAAACGCCATGCCGGACAAGCCAGAGGTTTGCCATTCGGTGACTTGTTGCTGCCAATATTGCTCACGTTCTTGATGCGTCATGACACCCCCTCACAAAGATCTGATGGCATCAGTGTGAGGGGATAAAAGCGAGAGCGGTAGATGCCGGTTTAAGGGCGCTTACACTTGATCCTCGCTATTATCATCTTTTTTCTTAAAGCCAACTTCCTGCAGGAAATCCACCGCAGCCATGGAGCTTGCCTGCTGAGCCTGTATCGCCGCTTGTAGCGGGCCACCAATGTAGACACCAAAATCGAGGCTGTTAAGCTCTTCAACAAGTTGAGCCATTTCATTTCTCCTTGTTATATACATAGACTCTAATTATAAGCACGGTATTGTTGTGTTACTGCAGTGCTTACTAATGAAAGTAGCTTATTTAAGAAAAATGTGAAGAAAAACTCGCTGAATGATGATAAAAATCTTGGAATATAAGAATTTGTTAATTCTAGTCTATAGCCTGTGTTTTTTCAAAGGAGCCTAAACCAAGCGGGTGAAAGTTAACCCAGCCACTCTTTTATAAGCATGTTAATCATTGCCTCTGCGGGCATTTCTCGCGCTAAGGGGGCGCCCTGACCCGCCCAGTGGGCGGCAAACCCGTGCTCACCCTGGCGCGCCGCTGCGCTGGCCAGCGCTTTGCCTGCCGCATAGGTGAACGGGTAATCCGGCGGTGGTGGTGCGCTTGGATGATGAGCTAAGCCAGCATCAATTTCGCGGTGAAAGCGATTGACAATGCCCCGTGCGGCGCGCCCGGAAATACTCTGAGTGACCTCGGTATGCTGGCTCTGTGGGCTTTTCAATACCCGGCGATAGGCATCATCCGCCGCTGATTCCGGGCATAGCACAAAGGCCGTGCCCAGCTGAACACCCTCTGCTCCTAGCGCCATGGCTGCTGCAATCCCTTGGCCATCCATGATGCCCCCGGCGGCGATAACCGGTATGCCACACTGCTGGCTAAGCAAGCGTACCAGCGCCAGGGTGCCGATCCTAGCATCGCCTTTGGTTGGGTCAAATACGCCTCTGTGGCCTCCGGCTTCATAGCCTTGAGCGACGATGACATCCACCCCAGCGGCCTCTATTTTGCGCGCTTCATCCAGGGTGGTTGCACAGCCCAGGGTAACGATACCTGCCGCTTTGAGCGCCTCGACCCAGGCCGCTTGCGGCACGCCAAAATGAAAGCTGACAACGGCGGGTTTTTCTTCGATCAGCATATTCAGCGCCGCGTCGTCTTCAACAAAGCTGGTGTAGATTTTATCCAGCTGGCTGGGCGGTGTTGCGCTGAATTCAGCAAACAGGGGCGCCAGGTGGTTCAGCCAAGCGGCCTCGCGGGCAGCGTCGTATCTCGGTGCCTGATGGCAGAACACATTGACGTTAAACGGCTTTGATGTCAGCTCACGAGTTTGAGCGATCAGTTCACGGGCTTTTTTCACTGAGTTGGCGCCAATAGCAATCGACCCAAGCCCACCGGCGTTACTCACCGCCGCCGCCAGCGCAGGCGTAGACACGCCAGCCATGGGCGCCTGGATAATGGGATAATCAATGCCGAGCTGCTGAGCAAGGCTGGCCTGTTCTAACATGATCGTCTCGCAAGGAAGGTGGTTATCAAGAGTTATTTTTTGCGTTTTGCCCCTGTGGAGGCTGTTCTTTTCCTGCTTCCAGTGGGTTTGCGTTTTGTATAGCCCTTGTTTGATTTAGCGCCACGCTTAGCAGGCGCTGCGGCTTCACCCTGGGCGGTTTGCAGGCTGTGACGTAGTTTACCGGCGTCGCTTTGGCGCAGTAGTGCATAAAGATCTTCAACCAGTGCATGCTGGAAGGCATTTGCGTCATCCTGGCGTTCGGCAATGGCGCTTAAACGCTGCTCCCACAGGGCTGTGCGTTCCGGTGTGCTGACCGCCTCGGGCAGGGCAGCTATCAGGGCGCTGCCCAGGCGGGTGGCGCGTAATGCTTTCTGTTTGCGGACGATATAACCGCGTTGCACCAGAGTTTCAAGAATCCCGGCGCGGGTGGCTTCAGTGCCCAGGCCATCGGTGTCGCGCAGGGTGCGGCGCACCTCGGGGTCGTCCACATAGCGGCTGATATTCATCATCGCCTTGATGATGCTGGCGTCGGTAAAGTGCTCTGGCGGGCGAGTCTCGCGTTCCTCCACACCGGCCGATAGCGCCTGGCAGGCTTCTCCTTGCGTGAGTGTCGGCAGCGGTGGGGACTCTTCCCGGGTGGTGAACAGGGGCTTCCAGCCGGGGTCGAGCACCTGCTGGCCACGAGCGCGGAAGCACTCTTCCAGCAGGGTGAATTCGGCTTTTACCTCAAAGGTGCGCAGTGGTGGGTAGAACTGGGCCAGTACATTACGGCTGATTAGCTGGAATAGCTTAGCATCGATATCGCTGACTGCGCTGGCATCAAAAGGCTTGCCGGTCGGCGCCAGGGCATGGTGAGCGCCAACCTGTTTATCGTTCCAAGCCTTGGAGCGACGGCTGAAGTCGGCGCCTGACAGCCAGCCGTTCAGAGTGGTGTCGTTCTGGCAGGCGCTGTTGAGCACCTTGCGCATCCCGGCAAAGTGTTCTTCCGGCAGGTAGCGGCAGTCTGAGCGCGGGTAGGTAATCAGCTTATGCTGCTCATACAGGCGCTGGCAGCCATCCAGCACTGCCTGGGCGGAAAGCCCGAAACGCCGCGCCGCATCTACCTGCAGGGCAGAAAGTGAGTAGGGCAGCGGGGCATTCTGGCGTTTTTCCTGCTGTTCCAGCTGGGTAAGCTGTCCCTGGGCACCGGGTAAACGGGCGGCCAGGGCATCCGCCGGGATTCGGTCAATCAGGCGGCCCTGTTCATCCAGCGGCTGATTGGGTTTGGGTGCCCACCAGGCGCGCAGCTGGCCGTGTTGCACCTGTAGATCAACCCATAGCGGGTAGAAGGGGTAAGGCACAAAGTCGCGGATCGTGTTATCACGACGCACAATCAGCCCCAGCACCGGCGTTTGCACGCGTCCCACAGAGAGCACGCCATCGTGACCGGCCTGGCGCCCGGTCAGCGTCCAGGCGCGGGTCAGATTGATGCCATACAGCCAATCTGCCCGGGCGCGCGCTTCAGCCGCGCGATATAGCGGCTGAAAAGTCTGGTTATCCTCCAGCCTGCCCAGCGCCCGCACTACGGCGGGGCGGTTGAGATCACTGACCAGTAGCCGCTGCACCGGGCCACGGTAATTCATGTGCTCAATCACTTCCTGCACCAGCAGCTGACCTTCTCGATCCGGGTCGCCGGCATGCACCACCAGGCTTGCCTGCTTGAGCAGTTTGCGAATCACACTGAGCTGACCGCGCGCCTTGGGCCTGGGCGCCAGCTGCCAGCGGCTGGGCACAATCGGCAGGCGGTCCAGGCGCCACTGCTTGTCGGCCGGATCGTAGGCTTCCGGCGGTGCCTGTTCCAGCAGGTGCCCCAGGCACCAGGTTACGGTGGTATCCCCGCACTGGATTAGGCCCTCTTGGCGCTGCATGCGGCCGGGGAGTGCCTCGGCAATGGCACGGGCCAGGCTGGGTTTTTCGGCAATAATCACACGCATGGCGGCGCCTTATGCTTGCTCTTAGGGTTAATGTTTATACTTGCTGGCCAGCACTTGCTCGCCTAGTTCAGTCAAACGGTATTTTTGGGTTGGGCTACGTGGTGAGTCAGGTTGGGTCATTTCAATTAACTTTAAATCAAGTAACGGATTTAGCACTGCTAAACGGAATTTCGTTCTATTGGAGCGCCCCGTAACTTGCATCAAAGCTGTGACGGAGGTTTCTTCAACACAGCAATTAAGTAAGTCTACTTGCTCCCTACTTAGTCCCTGCTTAGTCCCTACTTGTTCGGTTACTTCGGGGCTGAGGTTGGCCACGGCCTCTGTATCGACCAAGAATCCCTTGTGAACGGGTAATCGAATCAAAAAATAGCTGCGCTCATCGTCAGTCTCGAATATCGGTTCTGGAGAACCGTTAGCTTTCATCACGCGAAGGATCTTTGGTACCCCAGTTGAACGACCTTCGGTTAAATCCAGCTCTTTTAAAAATTCGCCAATACGCCGATTACGGTAGCGACGGCTGACGGCTTTACCTATTTGTAGATCCTGCAAGCGAATCGAGCGGTCTGGCCCGGGGAAACTGAGCACCACAAGCTCCTGGCCATCAATACGGATTTCGATCGGCTCGCGAATTTCATAAGAGCGGTGGTACACCGCATTCACCACGGCTTCTTCAATGGCTGCCTGGGGAAAGTTCCAGAAACGTTCAGCCTGCGGGCGGTCAGGATGTTTTGTCACGCCTTCTTTTATATAGCTGCGATTAATATAGTCCAGTGCAGTGCGAGTGATGCGACCCAGAGGGCCCTTGAAAACCTTCTCTTCAAAGTGATCTCCCCCGGCACCATCAGGAAAATACACTGCATCTATCTGAGTGGCTGGGAAGAACTGTTCGGGTTGCTCGTTAAAGAATAATAGCCCCACGTTTTTGGGAAAGGCCATTTCGCTGGGGCCTCCTACCACATTCATACGGCGGCCCAGGGTTTCGGTATCCATGTTACGAGCTTCAGACGCCAATTCGCTATCAATATCGTAGAGAAAGTCACGTATCAAGTAGGGGGAAAGGTCACTTAATTCGGCGGTTTGGCGATAGCGATCATCAAAGGGTACGGTGGCAGCGAGGCTTAACAGTTCGCGCTCATCCTGCCCTGATGCTTTCACCGTGCTGGTATGTTTGCGCAGGTAATAGGCCCAGTCACTCTTTCTGGCCAAGCTGGTTTTGGCCTTATAAGGGCGTGTTTCTCCGCCTGGCGCCCACAGCACAAGAATGGTTTTGCCCTGAATCTCATAGGTGGCGGTTAACGGATGAAAGGGCGGCGCAATCGCTGAATGCCCCAGATTTAACAGCTCTTTTTGAATGGTGTCGATCTGTTCCGGCAATAAACCGGTTGGTGGCAGCTGCGGCTGGCCATTCTTTTCAGCTACACCGACGAGCACATAACCGCCACCCAGGTTGTGGAAGTCATTGGCGAAGGCACACAAGGTATGCAGAATGGATTCAGGATTCCAGCCTTGCTTGTATTCAATGCGTTCACTCTCCACTGTTCGGTGGTGGAGCAGGTCATCAATATTGATGGGGAGTTTAGGTGTCATTCCTCGATCACCCGAGCAGCTTTTTTGGCGTTTGGTTGGGGTGGTAATGCACGTGTTAAGTCCTTTTAATTACTAGCCTTTCATAATGTCGAAGGGCGTAAGCAAATGCAATTGGCTTTAAAAACGCTGGGCAAGCCTTCTTTCCTCTCGCTGTAAATATCTTGTATAGATATTTTGTACAAGGTGGCGCTGTTCTGTAAACTTATCGCATCTTACCAATTTACCAGTAGAGGCGAGCGCTATGCGTGAGCGCGGCAGAACGCGGCGATTGATGGGGCTGGGTGCCCGTACCGGCGGGGCCTTGCTGAAAACCCGTATGGGGGGGCAGGCGGATTGGCGGGCCTTGGGTGAAGCCTTGTTTGAGGGGCTTTCCGAGCTGAAAGGCCCGGCGATGAAGCTGGCGCAGATCATGTCTCAGTGGGATGACCTGCTGCCGCAGGATCTGGCCGATGAACTGGCACGTTTGCAGCGCCAGGCCGAGCCGATGCCCTGGCCGCGCATCCGCGAAGCGCTGGTGCTGCAGTATGGTGATATTGATGCACACTTCAAGCAGATAGAGAAGCGGCCTTTCGCCAGTGCTTCCATGGGGCAGGTGCACCGCGCGGTAACCAAAGACGATGACACTGTGGTGCTCAAGATTCAGTACCCGGGCCTGGCGGAGGTGTTGGAAAGCGATCTCAAGCAGGTCAAACGCCTGATGCGCCTAGGGCGCTGGTTCAAGGTGCCTCAGGCGCGCCTGGATGCCCTGTTTGAAGAGCTAGCGGCAGGGCTGCGAGAAGAGCTGGATTACCTGGCCGAGGCCAAGGCGCTGGCCCGCTATCGCGAGCGCTATCAGCATGAGCCGCGTTTGGTGATTCCAGAACCCCTGTTTGAGCTTTCCGGCCAGCATGTATTGGCCATGCGCTTTGTTGACGGCACGCCGCTGCGGGAGCTGGAAAGTGTTGATGATGAGCGCCGCCAGAAAGTGGCCGAGGTACTGGCTGACTGGATTACCGAAGAGCTGTTTACCTACGGCGAGCTGCACGCTGACCCCCATGCGGGCAACTTCGCGGCTGATGAAGATGGGCGCCTGGTGATTTACGATTTTGGTGCCGTCATACCGGTGCCACAAGCGCGCCTGAAGGCCATGATGCAGTTGCTGGATGCCACCCTTAAACATGACCCCATGGCCATGGATGAGGCGCTGCTCAAGATGGGCGGGCGTCAGGGGCAGGGCGCGCCGCTTTCTCTGTATCGTGAATCTGCCGAGTGCGTGTCGCCGCTGTTTGCGCCGGGTGAACAGGACTTCAGTGATGTGCGTGTTCACCGCCGCCTGCGGGAGCTGACTCCCAAGGTCTGGGCAGCGATGGATCGCCTTCAGCCCCCCGCTGATACGCTGTTGCTGTCGCGGGCACTGAACGGCCACTACTGGAATCTGGTGCGCCTGCAGGCCCGTCTGGATATGCATGGGCGCACCGCACCGCTGCTGGAGTGGGCCAGAAAGCCCTGACCAGCCGAGCTGAATCAGAGTGTTTTTAGCCAGAACACCATAGGCTTGGCGGTTTCAGCTGATGCGTTGATGTCCTGCCAGCTAAAGGTCGTGGCCAGTTCAGGGTGACGCTGGTAGCCCTGCGCCTGCCAGAAACCATGCAGTGGCTGATAGCCAGCTGGTTTGAGCGGGTGATCGGCTGGCCGTTCGACCGCGCAAAAAGCGGCAATGCTGAATCCTTGCTGGCGCGCATGCTGTTCACGCTCTGCCATAAAGCGTTTACCGATGCCTAGCCCTCGGTAGTCACGCCGCAGGACAGACTCGCCGTAGTAGAACACCTGGTGGGCAGGAATTCCCTGATGATCAAAGGGGCAGCGAAACTCATCCACTTCGTCCTGCAAGGGCTGGCCAGTTGCCGCGCCGATCAGTTGGTTTTCCTTAAAGGCAAGCACAAAGAAGCTCTGTGGGTTGGCAGCGTAGCGGCCCAGATAGTCGGCTTCATAGCCCAGATTGCCCGCATAGAGATAAGGGTAATCCCGAAAGACGTCGATACGCAGTTGGGCGAGGGCATCTATATAGGCGTCTATATGCTTTCCCTGGCAGGTGGTGACGGTCACGTCCTTCATCAATATGGCTCCCATAGTGACTGATGTCTCGTATTGTAAGAGCAGACAGGCGGATGATGAGACTAACTCTAGCAGGGCCGTTGTTAGCGGCCAATCCTGTCTGCGACAGTCACCCTGGTCATGCTAGACTAGGGCGCTTTTCATCACTGTAGTGGAGACGCCAATGCTGGCGGTATGGGTTGAGCAATTGCTGGGGTTTGCCTCTGGGGCACTCTCGGCTATCAGGCAGAATGAGCATTATCCCGATTTCATGACCTGGGTACGCGCCCACGGCGGCGACTATTTTGGCGGTGATGCCACCCAGGCTCAGGCATTGGCACCTATCGTGTGGTCGCAGACGCCTCTGGAACGCCTGGATTTTTCTTCCCAACCCTTGGCAACGCCAGGGCGTAATGAGCCGTGCTGGTGTGATTCTGGCCGCAAGTTCAAGCACTGCTGCTCTCAAGTTGAGTTCCCCACTGATATTCCGCCGCAGATGATGTGGATGTTGTCCCTGCGTGAATGGAAAGGCGCTACCCTTAAAGCGGCGCTGGCCAGCGGTAAGGCCCCGGCACAGTCACTGCTGGAAGCCGGCTTGATTGCCGCCGAAAGTGGCCAGAGTGGGCGCGCCATGCAGATTCTGGAATCCCTGTTTGATGGCAGCGACTGGACCCGTCTGCCTGAACAGGCCGAGCCGGCCTTTGAAATC from Halomonas sp. CH40 includes these protein-coding regions:
- a CDS encoding DUF2589 domain-containing protein, which produces MAQLVEELNSLDFGVYIGGPLQAAIQAQQASSMAAVDFLQEVGFKKKDDNSEDQV
- a CDS encoding nitronate monooxygenase — protein: MLEQASLAQQLGIDYPIIQAPMAGVSTPALAAAVSNAGGLGSIAIGANSVKKARELIAQTRELTSKPFNVNVFCHQAPRYDAAREAAWLNHLAPLFAEFSATPPSQLDKIYTSFVEDDAALNMLIEEKPAVVSFHFGVPQAAWVEALKAAGIVTLGCATTLDEARKIEAAGVDVIVAQGYEAGGHRGVFDPTKGDARIGTLALVRLLSQQCGIPVIAAGGIMDGQGIAAAMALGAEGVQLGTAFVLCPESAADDAYRRVLKSPQSQHTEVTQSISGRAARGIVNRFHREIDAGLAHHPSAPPPPDYPFTYAAGKALASAAARQGEHGFAAHWAGQGAPLAREMPAEAMINMLIKEWLG
- a CDS encoding IS66 family transposase; translated protein: MKKHPEVSSQLPDLSGLSAAEVVALVAGLQQQVTAQQTALQQRNLYIQLLEEKLRLQRIQQFAARSEKSANQAHLFDETELEADIEALRDQLPDDVEEQDAPRPSRQRRQRGFSDTLVRERIELTLSEEEKVGATKTFFAKVKEELQFIPAQLKVLEYWQEKAVFPLEGNDHLLTAERPVHPLGKCTASTSLLAYVITSKYADGLPLYRLEGMFKRLGHAVSRTQMANWIIRLNDVFTPLITLMREVQNSSAYLQADETRLQVLKEDGKTAQSDKWMWVTRGGPPDQPSVLFAYDPSRGGSVPVRLLDDFSGILQADGYAGYGQVCRANGITRIGCWDHARRKFVEASKAAKVNAKGKGATPAKAEVGLSHINKLYAIERQIKDLSEVERYRVRQELSLPRLEAFKAWLEANVTRVMKGSLTRQAMEYTLNQWDFLIGYCARGDLHISNVLAENAIRPFAVGRRAWLFADTSRGAHASATCYSLIETAKANGLEPAAYIHYVLEHIATADTLEALETLLPWNVNLAPAEKK
- a CDS encoding AarF/ABC1/UbiB kinase family protein produces the protein MRERGRTRRLMGLGARTGGALLKTRMGGQADWRALGEALFEGLSELKGPAMKLAQIMSQWDDLLPQDLADELARLQRQAEPMPWPRIREALVLQYGDIDAHFKQIEKRPFASASMGQVHRAVTKDDDTVVLKIQYPGLAEVLESDLKQVKRLMRLGRWFKVPQARLDALFEELAAGLREELDYLAEAKALARYRERYQHEPRLVIPEPLFELSGQHVLAMRFVDGTPLRELESVDDERRQKVAEVLADWITEELFTYGELHADPHAGNFAADEDGRLVIYDFGAVIPVPQARLKAMMQLLDATLKHDPMAMDEALLKMGGRQGQGAPLSLYRESAECVSPLFAPGEQDFSDVRVHRRLRELTPKVWAAMDRLQPPADTLLLSRALNGHYWNLVRLQARLDMHGRTAPLLEWARKP
- a CDS encoding putative DNA binding domain-containing protein; the encoded protein is MTPKLPINIDDLLHHRTVESERIEYKQGWNPESILHTLCAFANDFHNLGGGYVLVGVAEKNGQPQLPPTGLLPEQIDTIQKELLNLGHSAIAPPFHPLTATYEIQGKTILVLWAPGGETRPYKAKTSLARKSDWAYYLRKHTSTVKASGQDERELLSLAATVPFDDRYRQTAELSDLSPYLIRDFLYDIDSELASEARNMDTETLGRRMNVVGGPSEMAFPKNVGLLFFNEQPEQFFPATQIDAVYFPDGAGGDHFEEKVFKGPLGRITRTALDYINRSYIKEGVTKHPDRPQAERFWNFPQAAIEEAVVNAVYHRSYEIREPIEIRIDGQELVVLSFPGPDRSIRLQDLQIGKAVSRRYRNRRIGEFLKELDLTEGRSTGVPKILRVMKANGSPEPIFETDDERSYFLIRLPVHKGFLVDTEAVANLSPEVTEQVGTKQGLSREQVDLLNCCVEETSVTALMQVTGRSNRTKFRLAVLNPLLDLKLIEMTQPDSPRSPTQKYRLTELGEQVLASKYKH
- a CDS encoding DNA topoisomerase III, which codes for MRVIIAEKPSLARAIAEALPGRMQRQEGLIQCGDTTVTWCLGHLLEQAPPEAYDPADKQWRLDRLPIVPSRWQLAPRPKARGQLSVIRKLLKQASLVVHAGDPDREGQLLVQEVIEHMNYRGPVQRLLVSDLNRPAVVRALGRLEDNQTFQPLYRAAEARARADWLYGINLTRAWTLTGRQAGHDGVLSVGRVQTPVLGLIVRRDNTIRDFVPYPFYPLWVDLQVQHGQLRAWWAPKPNQPLDEQGRLIDRIPADALAARLPGAQGQLTQLEQQEKRQNAPLPYSLSALQVDAARRFGLSAQAVLDGCQRLYEQHKLITYPRSDCRYLPEEHFAGMRKVLNSACQNDTTLNGWLSGADFSRRSKAWNDKQVGAHHALAPTGKPFDASAVSDIDAKLFQLISRNVLAQFYPPLRTFEVKAEFTLLEECFRARGQQVLDPGWKPLFTTREESPPLPTLTQGEACQALSAGVEERETRPPEHFTDASIIKAMMNISRYVDDPEVRRTLRDTDGLGTEATRAGILETLVQRGYIVRKQKALRATRLGSALIAALPEAVSTPERTALWEQRLSAIAERQDDANAFQHALVEDLYALLRQSDAGKLRHSLQTAQGEAAAPAKRGAKSNKGYTKRKPTGSRKRTASTGAKRKK
- the tnpB gene encoding IS66 family insertion sequence element accessory protein TnpB (TnpB, as the term is used for proteins encoded by IS66 family insertion elements, is considered an accessory protein, since TnpC, encoded by a neighboring gene, is a DDE family transposase.), giving the protein MPEIYLYRAPVDFRKQANGLALLVEQELGHNPFSGALYAFTNRQRNKIKCLMWEDNGFVLYYKALAEERFKWPGPSDDVMALTGEQINWLLDGYDITLMRGHKTLHYDSVG
- a CDS encoding GNAT family N-acetyltransferase, which codes for MKDVTVTTCQGKHIDAYIDALAQLRIDVFRDYPYLYAGNLGYEADYLGRYAANPQSFFVLAFKENQLIGAATGQPLQDEVDEFRCPFDHQGIPAHQVFYYGESVLRRDYRGLGIGKRFMAEREQHARQQGFSIAAFCAVERPADHPLKPAGYQPLHGFWQAQGYQRHPELATTFSWQDINASAETAKPMVFWLKTL
- a CDS encoding DUF2589 domain-containing protein yields the protein MIRYVNFNYEKQIPNPDFTLGESPENERYTTSTVSVKVPFITMLQVPSLRIDTLDIEFNARLTSTQTKSLNSKFSASAELGIDYKVVNFKASASYQRSSSRGEKVEKSYSLNVKVHAVQDEMPAGLDRILNLLEDSIVSA